A single genomic interval of Halomonas denitrificans harbors:
- a CDS encoding phospholipase D family protein: MTAEDKTAVRRLAWRRLVGVLVLAAVVLWLAMALFHRYKPLPDGLSVAMPERPAVDVRFLADLTWVDPSGERQVDQRIFDRVLELVEGAERLVVIDMFLFNDFAGQVDGDDMRRLSEELEQALRARRAAVPGLRAILITDPINTLYGGLRSDRLDRLRAAGVEVVITDLGRLRASNPAWSGAWRLCCRWAGNSPDGGWLPNPVGPGEVTLRTGLALLNFKANHRKTLVADSPSGWVGLVTSGNPHDASSAHGNVALEFRGPAALDLLATELPVAEFSGAALGTLPAPPAPSPMRVDRSAGTLQVLTESAIRDAAIAALDRVGTGDRVDLAMFYLAHRGIVRAIERAVERGARVRALLDPNIAAFGNEKSGIPNRPVARELVDAGIEVRWCHTTGEQCHSKFLQTRTRAGTSELIAGSANFTRRNLDDLNLETSVRVAGPAGLPVLQEAADWFEMRWTNPAGRSFSLPYEAYAEDSALRYARYRLMEFSGLSTF, from the coding sequence ATGACCGCCGAGGACAAGACCGCCGTTCGAAGGCTGGCATGGCGCCGCCTCGTCGGCGTGCTGGTCCTCGCCGCCGTGGTCCTCTGGCTCGCCATGGCCCTGTTCCACCGCTACAAGCCCCTGCCGGACGGTCTGTCCGTGGCGATGCCCGAGCGCCCCGCGGTCGACGTGCGGTTCCTGGCCGACTTGACCTGGGTCGATCCGAGCGGCGAGCGGCAGGTCGACCAGCGGATCTTCGACCGGGTGCTGGAGCTGGTCGAGGGCGCCGAGCGGCTCGTGGTCATCGACATGTTCCTGTTCAACGACTTCGCCGGACAGGTCGACGGCGACGACATGCGCCGCCTCTCCGAAGAGCTCGAGCAGGCCTTGCGGGCGCGCCGCGCGGCCGTGCCCGGCCTGCGCGCGATCCTGATCACCGACCCGATCAACACGCTGTACGGCGGACTGCGCTCCGACCGCCTCGACCGCCTGCGGGCCGCCGGCGTCGAGGTCGTGATCACCGACCTCGGCCGCCTGCGCGCATCGAACCCGGCCTGGTCCGGGGCGTGGCGTCTGTGCTGCCGCTGGGCCGGAAACTCGCCCGACGGCGGCTGGCTGCCCAATCCCGTCGGCCCGGGCGAGGTGACGCTGCGAACCGGGCTGGCGCTGTTGAACTTCAAGGCCAACCACCGCAAGACCCTGGTTGCCGACAGCCCCTCGGGTTGGGTCGGGCTGGTGACCTCGGGCAACCCGCACGATGCGTCGAGCGCGCACGGCAACGTCGCGCTGGAGTTCCGTGGCCCCGCCGCACTGGACCTGCTGGCCACCGAGCTTCCGGTCGCCGAGTTCTCCGGCGCCGCGCTCGGCACGCTGCCGGCGCCGCCGGCCCCGTCGCCGATGCGCGTGGATCGGTCCGCCGGGACGCTCCAGGTGCTGACCGAAAGCGCGATCCGGGACGCCGCGATCGCCGCCCTCGATCGGGTCGGCACCGGCGACCGGGTCGACCTGGCGATGTTCTACCTGGCCCATCGCGGCATCGTCCGGGCCATCGAGCGCGCCGTCGAACGCGGCGCGCGCGTGCGCGCGCTGCTCGACCCGAACATCGCCGCGTTCGGCAACGAGAAGTCCGGCATCCCCAACCGGCCCGTGGCGCGCGAGCTGGTCGACGCGGGCATCGAGGTCCGCTGGTGCCACACGACCGGCGAGCAGTGCCACAGCAAGTTCCTCCAGACCCGGACCCGGGCCGGGACGAGCGAGTTGATCGCCGGCTCGGCGAATTTCACCCGGCGCAATCTCGACGACCTGAACCTGGAAACCAGCGTGCGTGTCGCGGGGCCGGCCGGCTTGCCGGTGCTGCAGGAGGCCGCGGACTGGTTCGAGATGCGCTGGACGAATCCGGCCGGGCGATCGTTCTCGCTGCCCTACGAGGCGTACGCCGAAGACAGCGCGCTGCGCTACGCGCGCTACCGGCTGATGGAATTCAGCGGACTGTCGACCTTCTGA
- a CDS encoding acyl-CoA dehydrogenase family protein: protein MTRRRSSSEDLSTTQQPPRPGDGWAHHGNWVLRAWLERAVPEDLLEAHRPVLAELGRRSGAEWYDLQLADRLNEPRLTQWSAWGERIDSIELTPLWQRAHRWAAEYGLVATGYDDSLGEHARLLQFARAWMYIPSTDFYGCPLAMTDGAARVLADAGNEELASRALPHLLSTDPGTFWTSGQWMTETVGGSDVGRTETVARQDEDGTWRLTGRKWFTSAATSEIALTLARPQGDGERAEDGSRGLALFYLEPRDDEGRLRNIEILRLKDKLGTRKLPTAELWLDGVPAQPVAGLERGVASIAPMLNITRTWNAVTACALMQRALALADDYAGKREAFGKPLAELPLHRETLADLEADRAAASCALLSTIDLLGVVEHQGGTSESSDRAALRLLTPLIKLGTARDAVAVVSEALEAIGGAGYIEDTGIPQLLRDVQVLSIWEGTTNVLSLDALRAIAAVGIDPWLDRLQQRLDGCRQPALAGRVDRARDALSAVPGWLEPGPEALEPQARRLALNLYRLTGLVELLGLADHWLARDDDRPLAVARHYQDLRFRLEPLRGR from the coding sequence ATGACTCGACGCCGTTCATCGTCCGAAGACCTTTCGACCACCCAGCAACCGCCGCGCCCCGGCGACGGCTGGGCCCATCACGGCAACTGGGTGCTGCGCGCCTGGCTGGAGCGCGCGGTTCCCGAGGACCTGCTCGAGGCGCACCGGCCGGTGCTCGCCGAACTGGGCCGGCGCTCGGGCGCGGAGTGGTACGACCTGCAGCTGGCCGACCGCTTGAACGAGCCGCGCCTGACCCAGTGGAGCGCGTGGGGCGAGCGGATCGACTCGATCGAGCTGACCCCGCTCTGGCAGCGCGCCCATCGCTGGGCCGCCGAGTACGGCCTGGTCGCCACCGGCTACGACGATTCGCTCGGCGAGCACGCCCGGCTGCTGCAGTTCGCCCGAGCATGGATGTACATCCCGTCGACGGACTTCTACGGCTGCCCGCTGGCGATGACCGACGGGGCGGCGCGCGTACTCGCCGATGCGGGCAACGAAGAACTGGCATCGCGCGCCCTGCCGCACCTCCTCTCGACCGACCCCGGGACCTTCTGGACCTCGGGCCAGTGGATGACCGAGACGGTCGGCGGCTCCGACGTGGGGCGGACCGAAACCGTCGCGCGCCAGGACGAGGACGGCACCTGGCGATTGACCGGGCGCAAGTGGTTCACGTCGGCGGCGACCTCCGAGATCGCCCTGACCCTCGCCCGTCCGCAGGGTGACGGGGAGCGCGCCGAAGATGGCTCGCGCGGCCTGGCGCTGTTCTATCTCGAGCCGCGCGACGACGAGGGCCGGTTGCGGAACATCGAGATCCTCCGCCTGAAGGACAAGCTCGGCACGCGCAAGCTGCCGACCGCCGAGCTGTGGCTCGACGGCGTGCCGGCCCAGCCGGTCGCCGGGCTGGAACGCGGCGTCGCCTCGATCGCGCCGATGCTCAACATCACGCGGACCTGGAACGCCGTCACCGCCTGCGCGCTGATGCAGCGCGCGCTGGCCCTGGCCGACGACTACGCGGGCAAGCGCGAGGCCTTCGGCAAGCCCCTGGCCGAGCTGCCGCTGCACCGGGAAACGCTGGCCGACCTCGAAGCCGACCGGGCGGCGGCCAGTTGCGCCTTGCTCTCGACGATCGACCTGCTCGGCGTGGTGGAGCATCAAGGCGGGACGAGCGAAAGCTCCGATCGCGCCGCCCTGCGCCTGCTCACGCCGTTGATCAAGCTCGGCACGGCCCGCGATGCGGTCGCCGTGGTGTCGGAGGCGCTGGAAGCGATCGGCGGTGCCGGCTACATCGAGGACACGGGCATCCCGCAGCTGCTGCGCGACGTCCAGGTGCTGTCGATCTGGGAGGGCACGACCAACGTCCTTTCGCTCGATGCGCTGCGAGCGATCGCCGCGGTCGGCATCGACCCCTGGCTGGACCGCCTGCAGCAGCGCCTCGACGGCTGTCGTCAGCCGGCCCTGGCCGGCCGGGTCGACCGGGCGCGCGACGCGCTGTCCGCCGTGCCCGGATGGCTGGAACCCGGGCCCGAGGCGCTCGAGCCCCAGGCCCGGCGCCTGGCCCTCAACCTCTATCGCCTGACCGGGCTGGTCGAACTGCTCGGCCTGGCCGACCACTGGCTGGCCCGAGACGACGACCGTCCGCTGGCGGTCGCGCGCCACTACCAGGACCTCCGGTTCCGCCTCGAGCCGCTGCGCGGCCGCTGA
- a CDS encoding DUF2069 domain-containing protein, whose amino-acid sequence MIPTHWARWSWLALIGVQLAWFGWWSPSDVLGYWPALLLATVPLLFPLPWILRLSPAALVVGGMILLLHFSVAVSEAWVDPVARPLALLQIALIVVYFLALPAFGRRRPRTTGDAADR is encoded by the coding sequence GTGATCCCGACGCACTGGGCACGCTGGAGCTGGCTCGCCCTGATCGGCGTGCAGCTGGCCTGGTTCGGCTGGTGGTCGCCGTCCGACGTGCTCGGCTACTGGCCCGCGCTGCTGCTCGCCACCGTGCCGCTGCTGTTCCCGCTGCCCTGGATTCTCCGCCTGTCGCCCGCCGCCCTCGTGGTCGGCGGCATGATTCTTCTGCTGCACTTCAGCGTCGCGGTCTCGGAGGCGTGGGTCGACCCGGTCGCGCGCCCCCTGGCACTGCTGCAGATCGCGCTGATCGTCGTCTACTTCCTGGCCCTGCCGGCGTTCGGCCGGCGCCGGCCGCGCACGACCGGCGACGCCGCCGATCGCTAG
- the wrbA gene encoding NAD(P)H:quinone oxidoreductase, with protein MTDVLVLVHSVHGNTLALAREIARGVESVDGAAARLRGVPPITSALDPKPAEWPDDGPALVENRDLAECGGLILGSPTRFGNMASAVKHFLDGTASEWFSGTLAGKPAGVFTSTSSLHGGQESTLLSMMIPLLHHGMVLVGLPYTEPALTSTSSGGTPYGASHWSGPDSDRPLTDDETKLARVLGKRVAGLAVKL; from the coding sequence ATGACCGACGTGCTGGTCCTGGTCCACTCGGTGCACGGCAACACGCTGGCGCTGGCGCGCGAGATCGCGCGCGGCGTCGAATCGGTCGATGGGGCGGCCGCCCGCCTACGCGGCGTGCCGCCGATCACGTCCGCGCTGGATCCGAAGCCGGCCGAGTGGCCCGACGATGGGCCGGCGCTGGTCGAGAATCGCGATCTCGCCGAGTGCGGCGGCCTGATTCTCGGCAGCCCGACCCGCTTCGGCAACATGGCCTCCGCGGTCAAGCACTTCCTCGACGGCACCGCCAGCGAGTGGTTCTCGGGCACGCTGGCCGGCAAGCCCGCCGGCGTGTTCACGTCGACCTCCAGCCTGCACGGCGGCCAGGAATCGACCCTGCTGTCGATGATGATCCCGCTGCTGCACCACGGCATGGTCCTGGTCGGGCTGCCGTACACGGAACCGGCGCTGACCTCGACGAGCTCCGGGGGCACGCCGTACGGGGCGAGCCACTGGTCGGGTCCCGACAGCGACCGACCGCTGACCGACGACGAGACGAAGCTGGCGCGCGTGCTCGGCAAGCGGGTCGCCGGCCTGGCGGTGAAGCTGTGA
- the arsC gene encoding arsenate reductase (glutaredoxin) (This arsenate reductase requires both glutathione and glutaredoxin to convert arsenate to arsenite, after which the efflux transporter formed by ArsA and ArsB can extrude the arsenite from the cell, providing resistance.) has translation MQVTVYHNPRCSKSRTTLELLEQRGVEPKVVEYLKTPPNAATLEKLHAALDAPASEMVRTGQAEWQETGLDIATASDADLFAAIAEHPILLQRPLVVVDDGATTRARIGRPPERVLEILR, from the coding sequence ATGCAAGTCACTGTGTACCACAACCCCCGTTGCTCCAAGAGCCGGACCACGCTCGAGCTGCTCGAACAGCGCGGGGTCGAGCCGAAGGTGGTCGAGTACCTGAAGACCCCGCCGAACGCGGCCACGCTGGAGAAGCTCCACGCCGCGCTCGACGCGCCGGCAAGCGAAATGGTCCGCACGGGGCAGGCGGAGTGGCAGGAGACCGGGCTCGACATCGCCACGGCGAGCGACGCCGACCTGTTCGCCGCGATCGCCGAGCATCCGATCCTGCTCCAGCGGCCGCTGGTGGTGGTCGACGACGGTGCGACGACCCGGGCCCGCATCGGACGCCCGCCGGAGCGGGTGCTGGAGATTCTCCGATGA
- a CDS encoding virulence factor BrkB family protein — MAESKPDDRHSDASEARSASSLPLPGPLGVLRDPRWLKAFGRHLVRHFTEDRCFEAAGALSYATLLAMVPLTAVVIGIISAFPVFDSGVERLQDFIFNNFVPAAGDIVQQYVDQFVERSGELTGAGTLFLVVTALLLMATIEKSLNRIWRVDRPRRISSRLLVYWSVLTLGPVLMGVSVGLTSVIAALPRLAPEFARGLIQTLMLGLTPFLIALAAFTLLFSVVPNRRVRVHHALAGATFSAVAFEASKHGFVFYVSTFPTYERLYGALATIPIFLVWIYVTWVVILLGASVTAALTTFNYQRADWRWNPRHHLLLAIRLIHHLALAQRRGAGLGSADFLAREDAMTDGELQLLLGQLDGAGVVQRDEDGDWFLTIDPAEYTLAELYAHVPFVLPLAESDSLPPPSDGDRRLREALDEIGESVRPLMDRPLKSLVIGSSGAGKRRAGSDE; from the coding sequence ATGGCTGAATCGAAGCCCGATGACCGACATTCTGACGCATCCGAGGCCCGGTCGGCGTCAAGCCTGCCCCTGCCCGGTCCGCTCGGCGTGCTCCGCGACCCGCGCTGGCTGAAGGCCTTCGGACGCCACCTGGTCCGGCACTTCACCGAGGATCGGTGTTTCGAGGCCGCCGGTGCGCTGAGCTACGCCACGCTCCTGGCGATGGTGCCCCTGACCGCGGTGGTGATCGGCATCATCTCCGCCTTCCCGGTCTTCGACTCCGGGGTCGAGCGCCTGCAGGACTTCATCTTCAACAACTTCGTTCCGGCCGCCGGCGACATCGTCCAGCAGTACGTCGACCAGTTCGTCGAGCGGTCCGGCGAGCTGACCGGCGCGGGTACGCTGTTCCTGGTCGTCACCGCGCTGCTGCTGATGGCGACGATCGAGAAGAGCCTGAACCGGATCTGGCGCGTCGACCGTCCGCGCCGGATCAGCAGCCGGCTGCTGGTCTACTGGTCCGTGCTGACCCTGGGGCCGGTGCTGATGGGCGTGTCGGTCGGCCTGACCTCGGTGATCGCCGCGCTGCCGCGGCTGGCGCCGGAGTTCGCCCGTGGCCTGATCCAGACCCTGATGCTGGGCCTGACGCCGTTCCTGATCGCGCTGGCGGCGTTCACCCTGCTGTTCTCGGTGGTGCCGAATCGCCGCGTGCGGGTCCATCACGCGCTGGCCGGCGCGACGTTCTCGGCGGTGGCCTTCGAAGCCTCCAAGCACGGCTTCGTGTTCTACGTCTCGACCTTTCCGACCTACGAGCGGCTCTACGGCGCGCTGGCCACCATTCCGATCTTCCTGGTCTGGATCTACGTCACCTGGGTGGTCATCCTGCTCGGCGCCAGCGTGACCGCGGCGCTGACCACCTTCAACTACCAGCGCGCCGACTGGCGCTGGAACCCGAGGCACCACCTGCTGCTGGCGATCCGCCTGATCCATCACCTGGCGCTGGCCCAGCGCCGCGGCGCCGGCCTCGGTTCGGCCGACTTCCTGGCGCGCGAGGACGCGATGACCGACGGAGAACTGCAGCTCCTGCTCGGCCAGCTCGACGGCGCCGGCGTGGTCCAGCGCGACGAGGACGGCGACTGGTTCCTGACCATCGACCCGGCCGAGTACACGCTGGCCGAACTCTACGCACACGTTCCCTTCGTGCTGCCGCTGGCAGAATCGGACTCGCTTCCGCCGCCGAGCGACGGCGATCGTCGATTGCGCGAGGCGCTCGACGAGATCGGCGAGTCGGTCCGCCCGCTGATGGATCGCCCCCTGAAGTCGCTGGTGATCGGATCGTCCGGGGCCGGCAAGCGCCGCGCCGGAAGCGACGAATGA
- a CDS encoding TlpA family protein disulfide reductase — protein sequence MTTFPAALLGLSLALAASIPSAFASDRAPTGDPTGNPTADAAGQSETSLPEFSLPDLDGRTRDLSEWRGQWVVVNYWATWCAPCRKEIPDLSDLHDSRDDITVLGLAFEDTDVETFREFLQDYPASYPILRVDVYAPPPSLGTPRALPTTHLIAPDGRLAETWIGPITGETVRNRVDAEPST from the coding sequence ATGACCACGTTTCCCGCCGCGCTGCTGGGCCTTTCGCTGGCCCTTGCCGCGTCCATCCCTTCGGCGTTCGCCTCGGACCGCGCTCCGACCGGCGATCCGACCGGCAATCCGACCGCGGATGCCGCCGGCCAGTCCGAGACGTCGCTGCCCGAATTCTCGCTGCCCGACCTCGACGGCCGCACCCGCGACCTGAGCGAATGGCGCGGCCAGTGGGTGGTCGTGAACTACTGGGCGACCTGGTGCGCACCCTGCCGGAAGGAGATTCCGGACCTGTCCGACCTGCACGACAGCCGCGACGACATCACGGTGCTCGGCCTGGCCTTCGAGGACACGGACGTCGAGACCTTCCGCGAGTTCCTGCAGGACTATCCGGCCTCCTATCCGATCCTGCGGGTCGATGTCTACGCGCCGCCGCCGTCGCTCGGCACGCCCCGTGCGCTGCCGACGACCCACCTGATCGCCCCGGACGGGCGCCTGGCCGAGACCTGGATCGGGCCGATCACCGGCGAGACCGTGCGCAACCGGGTCGACGCCGAACCCTCGACATGA
- the yccX gene encoding acylphosphatase, translating into MSCVKFRIEGRVQGVFFRASTQREAQRLGLTGHAINLADGSVEVLACGNDEALDALERWLHDGSPQARVECVEREPSDATPPEHFTTG; encoded by the coding sequence ATGAGCTGCGTGAAATTCCGCATCGAGGGTCGCGTGCAGGGGGTGTTCTTCCGCGCATCGACCCAGCGCGAAGCGCAGCGCCTGGGCCTGACCGGCCACGCGATCAACCTTGCCGACGGCAGCGTGGAGGTGCTCGCCTGCGGCAACGACGAGGCGCTCGATGCGCTCGAGCGCTGGCTGCACGACGGATCCCCCCAGGCCCGGGTCGAGTGCGTCGAGCGCGAACCGTCCGACGCGACGCCCCCGGAGCACTTCACGACCGGCTGA
- a CDS encoding transposase, with translation MPQPRCRLVSLEATPHYHVVSRCVRRQFLCGKDRLTGRDFSHRRDWIRARIFELAEIFAVDICAYAVMSNHVHLVLTLRQDVALAWDDREVAERWLRLFSGRPVVKNWLAGRRQSEAQVAAALELVRTYRERLFDLSWFMRCLNEPIARMANAEDNVTGRFWEGRFKSQALLDEAALVSLMAYVDLNPIRAGMAETPEESDYTSLQQRVIESRLENAPEQKEALPEDLQAAIGKLARFAPKSGLREDGVLPVTFASYVELVDYTGRAIAHGKKGVIDDRLPPILQRLKARPEGVLEFLTKPQSLRSPSVLGPVQALRELAQEFGRKFLNGHALATQLFG, from the coding sequence ATGCCTCAGCCGCGCTGCCGTCTCGTTTCTCTTGAAGCCACCCCGCACTACCACGTGGTCAGTCGATGCGTCCGACGCCAGTTCCTCTGTGGGAAGGACCGGCTGACCGGGCGGGACTTCTCGCACCGGCGCGATTGGATCCGGGCGCGGATCTTCGAACTCGCCGAGATCTTCGCCGTCGATATCTGCGCTTACGCGGTGATGAGCAACCACGTGCACCTCGTATTGACGCTGCGCCAGGACGTGGCGCTGGCGTGGGACGACCGCGAGGTCGCGGAGCGCTGGCTGCGCTTGTTCAGCGGCCGGCCGGTGGTGAAGAACTGGCTGGCCGGGCGCCGCCAGTCGGAAGCGCAGGTTGCAGCGGCGCTGGAGCTGGTCCGGACCTACCGCGAGCGGCTGTTCGATCTGTCCTGGTTCATGCGCTGCCTGAACGAGCCGATCGCCCGGATGGCGAACGCCGAGGACAATGTCACGGGGCGGTTCTGGGAAGGGCGGTTCAAGTCGCAGGCACTGCTCGACGAGGCCGCACTGGTATCCCTGATGGCCTATGTGGACCTGAACCCGATCCGGGCCGGGATGGCCGAAACGCCGGAGGAATCCGACTACACCTCCCTACAGCAGCGGGTGATCGAATCCCGTCTGGAGAATGCACCGGAGCAAAAGGAGGCGCTGCCGGAGGACCTGCAGGCGGCGATCGGCAAACTGGCCCGCTTCGCCCCCAAGTCCGGCCTGCGGGAAGACGGCGTCCTGCCCGTCACCTTCGCCAGTTACGTGGAGCTGGTCGACTACACCGGGCGCGCGATTGCCCACGGCAAGAAGGGCGTGATCGATGATCGGCTGCCGCCGATCCTGCAACGGCTCAAGGCTCGGCCCGAAGGTGTGCTGGAGTTCCTTACCAAGCCGCAATCCCTGCGATCGCCCAGTGTGCTGGGCCCGGTTCAAGCGCTCCGCGAATTGGCCCAGGAGTTCGGACGCAAGTTCCTGAACGGACACGCCCTCGCAACGCAGTTGTTCGGCTAG
- the rnhB gene encoding ribonuclease HII: MKAATVIRRIAGVDEAGRGPLAGPVVAAAVVLHPDRPIDGLDDSKKLTARRRDELFECIRERAAAFAIVEVGPADIDRLNILQATMTAMAQAVRALDPAPDHVRIDGNRLPDLGGMSCEALVGGDGLCKAIGAASILAKVHRDRLMIDYHARWPDYGFDRHKGYPTAAHLAALDRLGPTPIHRRSFRPVRQQELF, encoded by the coding sequence TTGAAGGCCGCGACCGTCATCCGGAGAATCGCCGGCGTCGACGAAGCCGGCCGGGGCCCGCTGGCCGGCCCGGTGGTCGCCGCCGCGGTCGTGCTCCACCCCGACCGCCCGATCGACGGCCTCGACGACTCCAAGAAGCTGACGGCGCGCCGCCGCGACGAGCTGTTCGAGTGCATCCGCGAGCGCGCCGCCGCCTTCGCGATCGTCGAGGTCGGCCCGGCCGACATCGACCGGCTCAACATCCTGCAGGCGACGATGACCGCGATGGCGCAGGCCGTCCGCGCCCTCGACCCGGCCCCGGACCACGTCCGGATCGACGGCAACCGCCTGCCCGACCTCGGCGGCATGTCCTGCGAAGCGCTGGTCGGCGGCGACGGCCTGTGCAAGGCGATTGGCGCGGCCAGCATCCTGGCCAAGGTCCACCGCGATCGCTTGATGATCGACTACCACGCGCGCTGGCCCGACTACGGCTTCGACCGCCACAAGGGCTACCCCACCGCCGCGCACCTGGCCGCCCTGGACCGCCTGGGCCCCACGCCGATCCACCGGCGAAGCTTTCGGCCGGTGCGGCAGCAGGAGTTGTTCTGA
- the lpxB gene encoding lipid-A-disaccharide synthase, translated as MSFVLSAGETSGDALGAAVAEALRQRLGEPDLAGITGPAMRAAGVESIETIDALDVMGLFEVIGHLPRLVRLRRGLRTTIRDRCPRAFVGIDAPDFNLGLARGLKRDGIPTAHLVAPSVWAWRGYRVNKIARSLDLLLALFPFEPDCFSGTGLDCRFVGHPLADALPQSPDRAAARRDLDLPADRPIVALLPGSRGGEIRRHAALLAETARRIRRDRPDVELVVLLARDDQREAFCSAAGADAAAETTDQLQIVTDRTRTGLTAADVALAASGTVTLEALLTRTPMVVYYRLPAATYATARALRLVRSAHVGLPNILAGRELVPERIQSEATPERLARDALDWLDDAPRRDAFRAAADELHATLARGAADRAAEALVERFGASP; from the coding sequence ATGTCCTTCGTCCTGTCGGCCGGCGAAACGTCGGGCGATGCGCTGGGCGCGGCGGTCGCCGAGGCACTGCGGCAGCGACTGGGCGAGCCGGACCTGGCCGGCATCACCGGGCCGGCGATGCGCGCCGCCGGAGTCGAATCCATCGAGACCATCGACGCGCTGGACGTGATGGGCCTGTTCGAAGTGATCGGCCACCTGCCCCGCCTCGTGCGTCTCCGGCGCGGTCTGAGAACCACCATCCGCGACCGATGCCCGCGCGCCTTCGTCGGCATCGACGCACCCGATTTCAACCTGGGCCTGGCCCGCGGTCTGAAGCGCGACGGCATCCCGACCGCCCACCTGGTCGCCCCATCGGTCTGGGCCTGGCGCGGCTACCGGGTCAACAAGATCGCGCGCTCGCTGGACCTGCTGCTTGCATTGTTTCCGTTCGAGCCGGACTGCTTTTCGGGCACCGGCCTGGACTGCCGCTTCGTCGGCCACCCGCTGGCCGATGCCCTGCCGCAGTCTCCGGACCGCGCGGCCGCCCGGCGTGACCTGGACCTGCCCGCCGACCGCCCGATCGTCGCCCTGCTGCCCGGCAGCCGCGGCGGCGAGATCCGCCGCCACGCGGCCCTGCTCGCCGAGACCGCGAGGCGCATCCGGCGCGACCGGCCCGACGTCGAGCTCGTCGTGCTGCTCGCCCGGGACGACCAGCGCGAGGCCTTCTGCAGTGCTGCCGGCGCAGATGCCGCCGCCGAGACCACCGATCAGCTGCAGATCGTCACCGATCGCACGCGCACCGGTCTGACCGCCGCCGACGTCGCGCTGGCCGCGTCGGGCACGGTCACCCTCGAGGCCCTGCTGACCCGCACGCCGATGGTCGTCTACTACCGCCTGCCGGCAGCGACCTACGCCACGGCCCGCGCCCTGCGGCTGGTCCGCAGCGCGCACGTCGGCCTGCCGAACATCCTGGCCGGGCGCGAACTGGTGCCCGAACGCATCCAGTCCGAGGCCACGCCGGAACGGCTGGCGCGCGATGCGCTCGACTGGCTGGACGACGCGCCCCGGCGCGATGCCTTCCGGGCCGCCGCCGACGAACTGCACGCCACGCTGGCACGCGGGGCGGCCGATCGGGCGGCCGAGGCCCTGGTCGAACGCTTCGGAGCCTCGCCTTGA
- the lpxA gene encoding acyl-ACP--UDP-N-acetylglucosamine O-acyltransferase produces MNGRPTSDHGARIHPTAIVDEGARLAEDVEIGPYAIVGGEVELEAGCRVGPHAVVTGRTRVGAGTRIFQFASIGEEPQDKKFEGEATELHIGRDNTIREYVTINRGTADGGGVTRVGNRNWMMAYSHIAHDCRVGSDCVFANGATLAGHVTVGDFVIFAGFSGAHQFVTIGDHAFLGMYGGVNQDVPSFVMVSGRPPRPRGINSEGLKRRGFDADAIRAIREAYRLVYRLGRPLDEALAELRDRADEQPALRRFIESIEAGTRGLLR; encoded by the coding sequence ATGAACGGACGACCGACGAGCGACCACGGGGCCCGCATCCACCCGACCGCGATCGTCGACGAAGGCGCGCGGCTCGCCGAAGACGTCGAGATCGGCCCCTACGCCATCGTCGGCGGCGAGGTCGAGCTCGAGGCGGGCTGCCGGGTCGGGCCGCACGCGGTCGTCACGGGCCGCACGCGGGTCGGTGCGGGCACCCGCATCTTCCAATTCGCATCGATCGGCGAAGAGCCGCAGGACAAGAAGTTCGAGGGCGAGGCGACGGAGCTGCACATCGGGCGCGACAACACGATCCGCGAGTACGTGACGATAAATCGCGGCACCGCCGACGGCGGCGGCGTCACCCGCGTCGGCAACCGCAACTGGATGATGGCCTACAGCCACATCGCCCACGACTGCCGGGTCGGTTCGGACTGCGTGTTCGCCAACGGCGCGACGCTGGCCGGCCACGTCACCGTTGGCGACTTCGTCATCTTCGCCGGCTTCTCCGGCGCCCACCAGTTCGTCACCATCGGCGATCACGCCTTCCTGGGCATGTACGGCGGCGTCAACCAGGACGTGCCGTCCTTCGTGATGGTCTCCGGTCGCCCACCGCGTCCGCGCGGGATCAACAGCGAGGGCCTGAAGCGTCGTGGCTTCGACGCCGACGCGATCCGCGCCATCCGCGAGGCCTACCGCCTGGTCTACCGCCTCGGCCGTCCGCTCGACGAAGCGCTGGCCGAGCTCCGCGACCGGGCCGACGAGCAACCGGCCCTTCGGCGGTTCATCGAGAGCATCGAGGCCGGCACGCGGGGCCTGCTGCGCTGA